CAAGTAAAGATGGGACATCAAGGCTGAATCTTCACACAGCACTTGTAGGAACATAAACTGAGAGCCATTTTGGAAAGTGCTTTGAAATCTATTGCAAAAGCTGTGGACTCCAAGAATAAGCAATTCTCgcggaaaccggtttggctcagtggctagagcgtcggcctgcggactgaagggtcccaggttccattccggtcaagggcatgtgcctgggttgcgggcacatccccagtgggagatgtgcgggaggcagctgatggatgtttctctcatcgatgtttctaactctctctctcccttcctctctgtgaaaaatcaataaaatatatttttaaaaaaagaataagcaatTCTCTTTGAGGGCTTAAGTCTAGTCATATATACCCTcaaagaatcttttttaaaatatattttattgacttcagagaggaaaagagagggagggagatagaaagatccatgatgagacagaatcactgatcagctgcctcctgcacgcccccactactgggatcgagactgcaactcgggcatgtgcccttgaccggaatcaaatccggggcccttcagtccccaggctgacgttctatccactgaaccaaaccggctagggcagtggttctcaaccttctggccctttaaatacagttcctcatggtgtgacccacccataaaattattttcattgctacttcataactgtaatgttgctagtgttatgaatcgtcatgtaaatatctgatatgcaggatggtcttaggtgacccctgtgaaagggtcgttcgactgccaaagggcttgcgacccacaggttgagaaccgctgggctagggcaaagaaatttttttttttttaatcctagtaaccctttattttttaaaaaaatatattttttattgattttttacagagaggaaggaagagagatagagagttagaaatatcgatgagagagaaacatcgatcagctgcctcctgcacatctcctaccagggatgtgcccgcaaccaaggtacatgcccttgaccggaatcgaacctgggaccttttagtccgcaggccaacgctctatccactgagccaaatcggtttcggcagTAACCctttattaatttgtttaatgTAGACATTTAAAATCGTTAGGAAGAGTTTAAGTTACAAAGCAGGGCTTACCAGCTTGGCCTAATGTCACCCTTTCTGTGCTCCAGGTGACAGCAGCTCTGAAGGCGTGGATGCCAGCCTTCCTCTTCCCACATGTACAGGTGCAGGTAGTTATCCCTGGACGTGGTGAGGACGTGGACAGAGTCCTGCAAAGGAGACCCAGGGTGAGTGCCCAACGTGCCCAGCGTCCACGTTGGAGACGGAGTGCCGGGAGAAGGGCATACATACAGTCCATAAGTAGCAGATGGTGTTCTCATGGTCATGAAATTCTTTCAGCAGGAGGCCATGGATGGTGAAGAGAAACAGGCGTGGCCCGCTTTCAAAGACAACTGTGGTTCCATCCTGGACTCCCATCCAAACAGGAACGTCCATACCACCTGGCAGCATGAAGCTTGCAATCTCACGGGCTATTTTCATGTAAAACATATGCACACACGATCAGGCAGATTTTGGGTCCTGTAGTCAGAACCACATCCTTACCCTGAATGAAAAATTAGACTCTcgtccggctggcgtggctcagggttgagcgacgacctatgaaccaggaggtcacgtttgattccctatcagggcacaagcccaggttgtaggcttgatccccagtagggggcgtgcaggaggcagccgatccacgattctctctcctcatggatgtttctctctctctctctctcccttcctctccgaaatcataaaaatgtggggttttttttaacaGTCAGACAGGCACGGGGTAGCCTCCAGTTAAGAAAGCCCTTGCCCCTGCACAGAGATTGGCCTATTTACAGACGTCTGTAGCttaaacagtgatggcgaaccttttgagctcggcgtgtcagcattttgaaaaaccctaacttaactctggtgccgtgtcacttatagaaatgttttgatctttgcaaccacagtaaaacaaagacttatatttttgatatttattttatatatttaaatgccatttaacaaagaaaaatcaaccaaaaaaatgagtccgcgtgtcacctctgacatgcgtgtcataggttcgccatcactggcttaacATGAGTGCGAGTGTGATTGGCAGGAGAGACAAGGCAGCTTGGCTTACCTTCGATGACAGTGCTGTCCCCAGTGCTCTCGGCTGTCAGATCAAAGGTGGTGAACCCTGTCCTTCTGAAAACGTCTCTTTGGAACATAATTGTCAGCCTGTTTATGCACTTCAGGGCCCAGCAGGCTTGGCTGCAAAATGCAAATGGCAGAGAGACGAACAGAGGGGCCCTGCCTACGGCCGGTCTCAGTAAGCTCTCCATCAGAAACACCTGAGGAGAGAGCAGTGCACGTGCgttcaggagcagggagaggttaCAGCGTCAGTACAGGAGCCACACCAGGAAATCCTCCTTAAAAATCCTCCACGGTGgccctagcccagcggttctccgccttcctaatgccgcgaccctttaatacaggtcctcatgttgtggtgaccccaatttcattgttcacattgaacatcattaaagcatagtgattcatcacaaaaacaatatgtaattatatatgtgttttccgatggtcttaggcgacccctgtgaaagggccgttcgacccccaaaggggttgagaaccactgccctagccagttttgctcagtggatagagcatcggcctgtggactgaagggtccctggtttgattcagatcaagggcacatgccagggctgcgggctccatccccagtgggggagctTTGGggactctgctctgtgtgtgaccatGATGGGCAGGATAGAAAGACAGTGAGTGACAAGCAGTGACTATGCAAGGCTTCCTGAGATTCAGAATAAAGCTTTGGCCACAgtggaggatttttaaaaaattgatttcagagaggaagggagagggagagggagagagagagatacaaacatccatgatgagagagaatcactaatcggctacctcctgcacgcccggccggcgtggcttagGGTTGAGCgaccacctatgaaccaggaggtcacggtttgattcccgatcagggcacatgcccaggttgtaggcttgatccccagtagggggcgtgcaggaggcagccaatccacgattctctctcctcatggatgtttctctctctctctcccttcctctcccttcttggAGGACTTGTCAAGGGCTGATCCGCCTTTGCTGCTGCCTCCCTGAGTTCTTTGCCCTCTGGTGCCCATGCACATGCACCATGTAAAAGGGCCTGCTCACCctggccaggttggctcagtgaatagagcctgtggactgaagagtcctgggtttgattctggccaagggcatgtacctcagttgtgggctcctccctggcctgggccctgatgggggcttgagcaggaggcaaccaatccatgtgtttctgtcacattgatatttctctctgtctttccctctctcttccactctctctaaaaatcagtgggaaaaatatcctcaggtgagaattaaaaaagaaaatgaaaataaggcCTGCTCAGAGGCCGGTGCACTTCTATTTCCTTCTGGGCTTGGTACTCTCCAGTCCAGGCAGATAACCGTCATGTAAGGAGAGCCAACGTGACCCAGGTCCTACTTCTTggtctctctctcaccttcttccATCCCTTTGGCCGACTCAGGCCCCATGCGCAAAGTTTCACTCACAAACACCTGACTCTGTGAATGGACGCTGTTGCTCCCAAGGACAGTGTTTCTGGGTCTAGGAATGAATGCCACCTGTTCTGTGGCCTTGAGAGGAGGGGGGCGGTCTGACCAGTCCTCGCTGAGCTCTGCCTGTTGGCTAATGcttcctgcctccagcctccGAACCCTGACCCCTTTCTCCTGAGGCCGAGGCACACCAGGCAACCCCTACCTTTGGCAATACGTGTTGGTGGGTCCCGTAGGCGAAGATCCATTTCCTGTTGGGAGAGCAGTGCAGATGGTCCACAGGGTACTCAAATGCATTCACTTGAGAAATGCTGTTTAACTCAGGCACCGTCAGTGTGTAGATGTCCCCTTCATAGTCACCGATCTGAAACCAAAGCACCGCCCACCACCACGTCAATAGAAGGAGACGTGAAACCCTAgctacgggaggcaaccaatccacaatttttctttctttcttttttttaaatatgtttttattgattttagagaggaagagagagggagagaggtagaaacatcaatgatgagagagaatcattgatcggctgcctcctgcatgccccacactggggattgagcccgcaacctgggcatgtgcccttgggaatcgaacctgggacccttcagtctgcaggccacggctctatccactgagccaaaccggttaggtcggTACTACCATTTCTTCAATCATGTGACCAGCCTGCCCCACAAGGTCACTGGGATGATCCTAAGGAATAAAATGTTCTAAGCCCTGAAGCCACCCCAGGCTACTGACTCATTTGCACATCAACACTCTACTTTTTTCTCCATGTCTCCCCAAACCCACGTCTCTCCCTACACGATATCCCTGTCCAAGTTCATGTCCTCCACAATAAGACACACTTGAAAGAAGAAACTAGATATAAAATAATTCAAGAAGGTTGGTGTTTTTCTTTGAGAAGAATTACTGAGGAAATGTACCTGAGGTAAAGTAAAGGCCAAGATAGTATAAAGATTTGTATGGCCAATATTCATTGGCATGTTGTGACTCTCAGAGGATGTGATAATAGAGATGCTGCAAGAAGACaggttgagccctagctggtgtggctcagtggatagagcatcggcctgaggaccaaaagctcctgggttcaattctgatcaaaggcacgtacttcagttgcaggtgccctggttggggtgcatgcaggcagaaaccaatcgatatgtcctttctgattggcgtttctgattTCACCCCTACGTCCATAGCAGaacaattcaccatagccaatatttggaatcagcctaagtgcccatcagcagatgagtggattagaaaactgtggtgtacacgatggaatactacgccgctgtaaaaaagaaggaaatcctaccatttgcagcagcatggatggacctggagagcattatgctaagcgaaataagccagacggagaaagataaatatcacatgatcttactcatttgtggggATATAATGattaacataatttgatgaacaaaaatagatccagagacaaatggtaggggaagaggggttagagagcaaccaaaggacttgtatgcatgcatattagcataaccaatggacactggggcggtgggggcttgcccttgggGGTGTGAGTGGCTGGGggggatcaatgggaaaaaaagagacatatataaaactaagggaagggaagggaagggaaagggaagggaaagggaagggaaagggaagggaaagggaagggaaagggaagggaaagggaagggaaagggaagggaaagggaaaggaaagggaaaggaaagggaaaggaaagggaaaggaaagggaaaggaaagggaaagaaagaaagaaagaaagaaagaaagaaagaaagaaagaaagaaagaaagaaagaaagaaagaaagaaagaaagaaagaaagaaagaaagaaagaaagaaagaaagaaagaaagaaagaaagaaagaaagaaagaaagaaagaaagaagagggcaGGTTGAAAGGTGACCATCATGGGGACCCACCACTTGCCAAGACAGTGGGCGCTGTGGGCACTGTGGGCACTGTGGCCCCTCCAGACGCAGGGCTCGCTCACCATCAGAAAGGGGCCGTCATCCGTGAGGAAGACTTCCAAGGAAAGGCAGCACGTGGTCATGGTGAGCGTCGCTAGAGGGTTCACATCCCGACAGTTCCACACTTTGATGGTGTTCCATGCATCCACGGTGACTGCAAGCGATCTCTGCGGCAGGGTCGCCAGACATTTGATCTTGCACTGCTGGACGGGGCTGGACCAGATCATAACGCCCTGGAAACGAGAGTAACGCTGTCTGCATTCAGGGGACTCTCCCACGTGCGGGGCGTGCATCCTGCCAGGGCTTATGTGGAAGCTTCCTCCAAACCAGGTGTATTTATTTCTGGGAATAGAATTAAGAAAAATCTGCTACACATCTCAGCTCTTTGAGGGGTAGTgaacattaaaaaggaattatggtcctaaccagtttggctcagtggatagagcatcagcttgtggactaaagggtcccaggttcgattctgatcagggacatgtaccttggttgcgggcacatccccagtagggggtgtgcaggaggcagctgatcgatgcttctctctcattgatgtttctaactctctattcctctcccttcctctctgtgaaaaatcaataaaatatatttttttttaaaaaaaaaaaggaattatggccgaaaccggtttggctcagtggatagagcgtcggcctgcggactgaggggtcccgggttcgattccggtcaagggcatgtacctgggttgcgggcacatccccagtgggagatgtgcaggaggcggctgatctatgtttctctcccatcgatgtttctggctctctatctctctcccttcctctctgtgaaaaatcaataaaaaaatatatttaaaaaaaaaggaattatgtagccctagccggtgtggctaagtggatagtgctctggcctgcagactgaagggtcccaggttcgattctggtcaagggcacatacatcagttgcaggctcttccccagccctgggcccttgCAGagggcaaacaattgatgtgtctctctcacattgatgtttctttctctctccccccctttcttccctccccttccattctcttttaagaaaaatcatttggaaaaaatatccttgggtgaggataaaaaaattaaaaagtgaattcTCTACATGCTATAGTCTAAATGAAAAAGTCGCAGGTTACTGGTTAGAAGACCTAATTGGAAATCGTTTCTGTTACCAATTGAGTAGCACCTTCCTCCCAGCACTGGCTTTGCCTGTGGGACAGGGTGGCCACAGGTAGGCGTCACCTGTGTGCTCATTGCCAGActcacctcctgcacatcccaggCATAGAGCATGTACCTTGAAGACACCGTGCAAATGACTGGCTTCTGTCCACTCATGGAGGGGTCACTTCCTGAGAAATAAGCCAAAGGTCCCAAGATTCCTGGAAGGCAACACAGACAATACTTGGCCACCAGATACTTGAGGAATGATCCAACTGAATAAAGAGAATTCTGGAACAATAATTTTAAGTTTCTTGCAACCTTAATGGAGAATAGGATGGAAATTGGGCTTCAGAGTCATTCAAACAGGGCCACTGGGGAGATGTTGGCCGATGTGTTTCTCCTGGTTAATCTCAGTTTCCACAGAtataaatggggataaaaatcaCTCCATCAGATGcccggatggtgtggctcagtgtttgagcatcgacctatgaaccaggagattacaacttgattcccagtcaagggcacgtgctcagggagggggctcagtccccactgtggggagcaggaggcagctgatcagttattctctctcatcattgatgtttctctctctccctttctctccctctctgaaattaattttaaaatattttttttaaaaaaaaccactccAGTAGAGAACTGtttaaataacttatttaaatgtttccttttccgaaagagaaaagcataccgagactcagaggaggtgcggtgcggaagtaaagtacaaaggtgcggaggtgcatgcggagagggctggtggctgaggacacgattgtctttttcaatcgggagggagtctcaggctctgagctccagttccgggcgagtctctggggacccagactcatatgggagaaacaggactgtttggcatcggtcggaactcgagggcagctttctctcggaggcactCGCAGTGATTGCCGGgacctctgaaggcaggactgagagcagccctactgctcgctccgcctgccctgttgatcccctgggacccgccctgcccaagctgtgcacagagacttttgcatatgaaaggctcGGCCCTTGTAATCTGAAAATAACttaaactgcagctgccccaaggccccagggcaacttgcattgctttacagctggcttctgctgggtagcctcaggcagaggctagattagcacctccttagatccaagagccagtgtacccagtggtcagagtgggaccatccaattataactcagcagatccataagggacacactcagggggcagactctgagcaccaaagccccactgaagcaagtcttgccccataagggtgtcttcagcacagaagttctcccactgtagacacagctgattctcacagccaattggcctggaggtcaaatcctcccagtgttacctacaacaatcaaggcttaactacaacaagactgtgcacaaaacccacaagggggtgcaccaagagtgtcctcctcaggtaactgggacacttagcacagaaagccactctattgatacagcgaagcataaaaaatgccgagacaaatgacagaaatggaggaaagcaaactactggatatagagttcaaaaccacactctttaggtttttcaagaattttctagaaaccgccgataaatgtagtgagatcctcaagaaatctagtgagaccctcgatgttgtgataaaggaccaactagaaattaagcatacactgactgaaataaagaatattatacagactcccaacagcagaccagaggatagcaacaatcaagtcaaagatttgaaatacgaagaagcaaaaaacacccaaccagaaaagcaaaatgaaaaaagaatccaaaaatacaaagatagtgtaaggagcctctgggacagcttcaagcgtaccaacatccgaactataggggtgccagaagaagagagagagcaagatattgaaaacctatttgaagaaataatgacagaaaacttcccctacctgctgaatgaaatagacttccaagtccatgaagtgcagagaaccccaaacaaaaggaatccaaagaggaccacaccaagacacatcataattaaaatgccaagagcaaaagacaaagagagaatcttaaaagcagcaagagaaagacagtcagttacctacaagggagtacccatacgactgtcagctgatttctcaacagaaactttgcaggccagaagggaatggcaagaaatattcaaagtgatgaataccaagaacctacaaccaagactactttatccagcaaagctatcattcagaattgaaggtcagataaagagcttcacagataagaaaaagctaaaggagttcatcaccaccaaaccagtattatatgaaatgctgaaaggtatcctttaagaagaggaagaagaagaaagaggtaaagatacaaattatgaacaacaaatatgcatctatcaacaagtgaatctaaaaatcaagtgaataaataatctgatgaacagaatgaactggtgattataatagaatcagggacatagaaagggagtggactgactattcttgggggggaaaggggtgtgggggtgagggaagagattggacaaaaatcgtgcaccaatGGATGacgacagtgggtggggagtgagggcagagggtggggtaggaaccaggtggaggggagctatgggggcaaaaaaggggaacaaatgtaataatctgaataaagatttaacttaaaaaaacgTTTCCTTTTCCTTTAGCCCTagatggcttggctcagtggatagagcactggcttgcagattgaagggtccctggttcgattcccggtcaagggcacatgcccaggttatgggctcgatccccagcatggggcgtgcaggaggcagccaatcgatgattttctctcatcattgatgtttctctcgctctctctcccttcctttatgaaatcaatgaaaaataaatgtttccttttcctttaaaatgtgtATTCTAAGGAGGGGTGGGAAGCCTTTGGGAAAAGGGAATCACGGACTCAGTTTGATGTTGTACAAAGATCACTCTGGCTTCTCTACGTCTTCATTCCCTTTCTCTTCACTGaatgagaacacacacacacacaccccagaaccaGTGCATTTCCTCCAACAAGTGAACTGTGTTGCCCATCCCCGTACCAAGGCCGCCCGTGGCCTCTCTGTAGGCAAAGTCCTGCGGCTGGGCCCCCATCATGCAGCGCTCGCGCCTGGCCTGGGTGAGGAAGAGCTGCTTCCACGAGGGCACCTGCAGGCCCTCCCAGGAGATGCTCCATCTCCTCTGACACAGGTTTCTGGAAAGAGTCATAGCACTGTCAGGTGGCCTGGCCCCTGAGCCTCACTGGCACCACCTTTACCGGCTGCAGCCTCCTCTCaggcctctccctgcccagccacCCGCCCCTAGGCCTCCGCTCAAACCCCAGGGACACCTATCCGcccccccctgcctgcccccaccctcccctgcctgcccccaccctcccctgcctgcccccaccttcccctgcctgcccccaccctcccctgcctgccctcacCTCCACAGGTGCTCCTCATCCGCAATGTTCTTCCAGtacttgagagagagaagggggagagaagcaGTCAATTGGTACCCAAATGTGGGCCCCTTCTTCACTATCATTTGTCCCCGGAGCAAGGCCCACTGGGAGGTAACAGGCCACCATCCCGGGTCTCAAAGCCTCCCAGGCGGGGCCCATGGGACGTGGTGGCAGCAGAAGCAGTCACTGCCGGGACAGGGCCCTCCTGGGAGGTTCAGAGGGACTCCTGGGCTGGACATGGGGCTTCGAGGACCATCCGTCAGCACAAGGATTCCTGTGCATCCTGTTGTCGTTTTCATTGAACAAAATAGGAGGCTGTCAGAGTGAAGGATGCtaacggcccctccccccccccccaacactccaTGTGCCGCTCTGTTCTTTTGCTAATTGGCACTCAAAGTGGCCAAGAGACTCATCTGACTCCCAAGGCCACGGACGGGCATGCCAGGCCTGAACAAGGTCAaggtaaggaaggaaggaaggccgtGTTTGTGTGATGCTGGGGAAGCCAAGATCCCAAGGCCCGGGGagcgaggggagggggggggtcttAGTGTGGTCATTTCAGACAGAACCacagagggggcaggaggagagggaggggaggcggggagcacTCACCCTGCTCACCTGGCCCGCCCGCAGCAAGCTGGCGGCATCCAGGAAGGAGAAGATGTGCCGCATCAGCACGTCAGGCAACTGCATCTCCATCTCCCGTGGCCGAGCCCACAGCCAGGCTCCTCTCTGCTTTGCAGGCTGCTCTGCATTTAACAGTGCAGCCACCTGCCCTGGGAGGATTCCCACCCGCAGCCCATGGGGCCTGGAGAGGAACAGGCTGCAGGTGTGCCGGCCAGCAGCGGCCTCCACTTCCACCTTCTGATGAGCAGGCGTTCTTACTTCAAGGAAGTTCAAGTTACCAGTTCGTTCTTTAGTGGCCGCAACTTTCCCAGGTATGTTTGCCTACCGCAAAGTCACTTTTTTGCTTGACTCGTGATTTTTGACCTTTCCTATTTAAAGCTGTGAattaacttttctctctcttttttttattgtctaaagtttgacatatgtctcctttttctccgaTTGACCCCCCGCAGCCactcccaccccgggcaagcccccactgccccagtgtctgtgtcccttggttatgctaatatgcatgcatacaagtcctttggttgctctctaacccccgccccaccctcccctgccattcgtctctgg
The sequence above is a segment of the Myotis daubentonii chromosome X, mMyoDau2.1, whole genome shotgun sequence genome. Coding sequences within it:
- the LOC132223865 gene encoding F-box/WD repeat-containing protein 12-like — encoded protein: MEMQLPDVLMRHIFSFLDAASLLRAGQVSRYWKNIADEEHLWRNLCQRRWSISWEGLQVPSWKQLFLTQARRERCMMGAQPQDFAYREATGGLGILGPLAYFSGSDPSMSGQKPVICTVSSRYMLYAWDVQEGVMIWSSPVQQCKIKCLATLPQRSLAVTVDAWNTIKVWNCRDVNPLATLTMTTCCLSLEVFLTDDGPFLMIGDYEGDIYTLTVPELNSISQVNAFEYPVDHLHCSPNRKWIFAYGTHQHVLPKVFLMESLLRPAVGRAPLFVSLPFAFCSQACWALKCINRLTIMFQRDVFRRTGFTTFDLTAESTGDSTVIEAREIASFMLPGGMDVPVWMGVQDGTTVVFESGPRLFLFTIHGLLLKEFHDHENTICYLWTDSVHVLTTSRDNYLHLYMWEEEGWHPRLQSCCHLEHRKGDIRPSCYDPIAICDNTSIVCVVSKCGGASVLVMYSLNM